One window from the genome of Sesamum indicum cultivar Zhongzhi No. 13 linkage group LG15, S_indicum_v1.0, whole genome shotgun sequence encodes:
- the LOC105178134 gene encoding histone H1 isoform X3, which produces MSATGEVEQPTAEQPIVAEKPAAAEKPVKEKKTKAAAKEKKAKTTKTASHPPYFEMIKEALLALNEKSGSSPYAIAKYMEEKHKAVLPANFRKILGLQLKNSATKGKLIKIKASYKLSESGKTDKPAAAKPAAKKSTVPTADTKKPRTARATAAGTKRKAEGVKKVAAKKAAKKATPAKAKQPKSIKSPAAKKAKKASAA; this is translated from the exons ATGTCGGCGACTGGAGAAGTCGAGCAACCCACTGCGGAGCAGCCAATAGTGGCTGAGAAGCCTGCCGCGGCGGAGAAGCCCGTTAAGGAGAAGAAAACGAAG GCGGCCGCCAAGGAGAAGAAGGCTAAGACCACCAAAACCGCCTCTCACCCACCTTACTTTGAG ATGATCAAGGAGGCTCTGTTGGCATTGAATGAGAAGAGCGGATCGAGCCCGTACGCCATCGCAAAGTACATGGAAGAGAAGCACAAGGCCGTGCTGCCGGCGAATTTCAGGAAAATTCTGGGCCTCCAATTGAAGAACTCTGCAACAAAGGGAAAACTCATCAAAATCAAGGCTTCCTACAAGTTATCCGAGTCCGGAAAGACGGACAAGCCCGCTGCCGCGAAGCCCGCCGCCAAGAAATCCACCGTCCCGACAGCAGACACCAAGAAGCCCAGAACAGCCCGAGCCACTGCGGCTGGAACGAAGAGGAAGGCGGAGGGAGTGAAGAAGGTGGCGGCAAAGAAGGCCGCAAAGAAGGCAACTCCGGCGAAGGCGAAGCAGCCCAAAAGCATAAAATCTCCTGCTGCCAAGAAGGCCAAGAAAGCTTCTGCTGCTTAG
- the LOC105178132 gene encoding NAC domain-containing protein 37-like, with protein sequence MDTTTESCVPPGFRFHPTDEELVGYYLRKKVASQKIDLDVIRDIDLYRIEPWDLQDKCRIGYEEQNEWYFFSHKDKKYPTGTRTNRATMAGFWKATGRDKAVYDRTKLIGMRKTLVFYKGRAPNGQKTDWIMHEYRLESEENGPPQEEGWVVCRAFKKRSTGQTKSINEGWDSTYYYEESTGVSSIAESINYIARQHQQPQPSSFRAQNLICKQETEATESLHFVQSDQFVQLPQLESPSLPQIKRPGSTSIATETNNNEEDASDKYMMRGISSTSKKVTDWRDLDKFVASQLSHGDGYDEVNVVGPSFESGVDDFGLLLLQSGREESAGPKLSELSTTDCDFGICIFNK encoded by the exons ATGGATACAACCACGGAATCCTGCGTTCCGCCCGGTTTTCGGTTCCATCCCACGGACGAAGAGCTCGTCGGGTACTATCTTCGGAAGAAGGTTGCGTCCCAGAAGATCGATCTTGATGTTATAAGAGATATTGATCTGTACAGGATTGAGCCATGGGATCTTCAAG ATAAATGTCGAATCGGATATGAGGAGCAGAACGAGTGGTATTTCTTCAGCCACAAGGACAAGAAGTATCCAACGGGGACAAGGACGAACAGGGCTACCATGGCAGGGTTTTGGAAGGCTACCGGAAGAGATAAGGCCGTCTACGACCGGACGAAGCTCATTGGCATGCGGAAAACCCTCGTCTTCTACAAAGGAAGGGCTCCTAATGGTCAGAAAACTGACTGGATCATGCACGAATATAGGCTTGAATCTGAAGAGAATGGCCCTCCACAG GAAGAGGGGTGGGTGGTTTGCCGGGCTTTCAAGAAACGATCGACAGGGCAAACGAAGAGCATCAACGAAGGCTGGGACTCGACATACTACTACGAAGAATCTACGGGTGTTAGCTCAATAGCGGAGTCCATCAATTACATAGCTAGGCAACATCAGCAGCCGCAGCCCTCATCCTTTCGAGCCCAGAACTTGATCTGCAAGCAAGAGACCGAAGCCACCGAAAGTCTACATTTCGTACAGTCCGATCAATTCGTGCAGCTCCCACAGCTTGAGAGCCCATCACTGCCGCAGATCAAGAGGCCTGGCTCGACATCAATCGCCACAGAAACGAATAACAACGAAGAAGATGCTAGTGACAAGTACATGATGAGGGGAATTAGCAGTACATCAAAGAAGGTGACGGATTGGAGGGACCTCGACAAATTCGTGGCGTCTCAGCTCAGCCACGGTGACGGATACGACGAGGTCAACGTCGTTGGGCCGAGCTTTGAGAGCGGCGTCGATGATTTCGGACTGCTGCTACTGCAAAGTGGTAGGGAAGAATCTGCGGGCCCGAAGCTTAGTGAACTCTCAACTACTGATTGTGATTTTGGGATTtgcatatttaataaatga
- the LOC105178136 gene encoding nucleolin isoform X2, translating into MRTRNSDTQKPAAATKKTPPAAKKSAAKTQATPSSVEVKVESSPTQTETLKTGEAKRACAGRTKQVSVTPDSKPSVEQVGQASAVAKPVSGTKVVKKVVRKVIRKTPVSARAASGRTNASAVNEKAKIEETTENRTIEDKKSTEASNDEPATDEKTLVENVEHAVVEDKDTSDIGKLSEKAEEKASEPEMQLMDIGDKLSETIGTMATDANPVEDQEPCMTNKAEETKEEKGSQSKTISEGDPKAKTIGIEGETSHEVKQEDASLEEPDDGKIEGLSDQEVHEEFGAEDFADDDAPQNEAEAETLEEERVQLNAAARERKVRKEREIFVGGLDRDAVEADVRKVFEYAGEVVEVRMHVDPSTNKNKGYAFVQFATKEQASRALSEMKNPVIHGKRCGTAASEDNDTLFLGNICNTWTKEAIKQKLKDYGIEGVENITLVADPRYEGLSRGFAFIEFSSHAEAMLAYKRLQKHDVVFGHSERTAKVAFAEPLREPDPEVMAQVKSVFIDGLPPYWDEDHVREKFKVFGDIARIMLARNMSTAKRKDFGFVDFSTHEAAVSCVEGVNNNGLNDGNSKVKVRARLSNPLPKMQAVKGGMCGGFWIAHGSSGTFPRFSGRGFGRGGRSFNRANIQHGRGFYPRGPGRGGRMGFPHEHEIDNPYPPFHGRPNLEQGGRWGFRGADRDPSPVRPYPDRVRHGASDRGYGDYDSYRRYPYSFEEGYDRSFMRRHFDEPYPYDDAAHGIKRPYYMMDQDSGLAEPSRHRARLDLSDPAVPFCGTRYHDLGADGGLYRQNYYGPEYRGGSYSSFYGNDHTYGRGYYY; encoded by the exons ATGAGAACCCGAAACTCCGACACCCAGAAACCAGCCGCGGCGACTAAGAAGACACCTCCGGCGGCCAAGAAGTCGGCCGCCAAGACACAAGCGACGCCGTCATCTGTGGAGGTGAAGGTCGAATCTTCTCCAACGCAGACGGAAACGCTGAAGACAGGCGAGGCAAAGCGTGCGTGTGCCGGGAGGACAAAGCAAGTCAGCGTCACTCCCGATTCGAAGCCATCAG tTGAACAAGTTGGTCAAGCATCAGCAGTAGCAAAACCTGTTTCTGGAACAAAAGTAGTTAAAAAGGTTGTAAGGAAAGTGATCAGAAAAACTCCAGTTTCAGCTAGAGCTGCTTCTGGGCGGACCAACGCATCAGCAGTAAATGAGAAGGCAAAGATTGAAGAAACCACGGAAAATAGAACTATAGAGGATAAAAAAAGTACAGAAGCTTCCAATGATGAACCTGCAACAGATGAAAAAACTTTGGTTGAAAATGTTGAGCACGCTGTGGTGGAGGATAAAGACACTAGCGATATTGGAAAGTTGTCTGAGAAGGCAGAAGAAAAGGCAAGTGAACCAGAAATGCAGTTGATGGACATTGGTGACAAGTTGTCTGAGACTATAGGAACTATGGCTACAGATGCaaatcctgtggaggatcaagAACCCTGTATGACTAATAAAGCAGAAGAgacaaaggaagaaaaaggGTCGCAGTCAAAAACAATTAGTGAAGGAGATCCTAAAGCTAAAACTATTGGAATTGAAGGAGAAACCAGTCATGAAGTGAAACAGGAGGATGCTTCCCTAGAGGAACCTGATGATGGAAAGATTGAGGGGCTCAGCGATCAAGAGGTTCATGAAGAATTTGGTGCAGAAGATTTTGCTGATGATGATGCACCGCAGAATGAGGCAGAAGCTGAGACTTTGGAAGAGGAACGCGTGCAGTTAAATGCTGCTGCAAGGGAGCGTAAGGTGAGGAAAGAGAGGGAGATATTTGTTGGTGGGCTGGACCGGGACGCTGTGGAAGCGGATGTTAGAAAGGTGTTTGAGTATGCAGGCGAGGTCGTTGAAGTTCGCATGCATGTGGATCCATCAACAAACAAGAATAAGGGGTATGCTTTTGTCCAATTTGCGACAAAGGAGCAAGCAAGCCGTGCTCTGTCAGAGATGAAGAATCCTGTG ATACATGGTAAGCGATGTGGGACTGCAGCAAGTGAGGATAACGACACGTTGTTTTTGGGGAATATTTGCAACACCTGGACAAAGGAAGCC ataaaacaaaaactgAAGGATTATGGAATAGAAGGTGTTGAAAACATCACTCTGGTAGCAGATCCCCGATATGAAGGGTTGAGTCGTGGTTTTGCATTTATCGAATTTTCTTCTCATGCTGAGGCTATGTTGGCTTATAAAAGACTCCAAAAGCATGATGTTGTATTTGGCCACTCTGAGAGAACGGCCAAAGTGGCATTTGCTGAACCTTTACGTGAGCCAGATCCCGAAGTCATGGCCCAGGTTAAATCAGTGTTCATTGATGGGCTCCCACCATACTGGGACGAAGATCATGTGAGGGAGAAATTCAAAGTTTTTGGTGATATTGCGCGAATTATGTTGGCACGAAATATGTCAACAGCCAAGAGGAAGGATTTTGGATTTGTTGATTTCAGTACACATGAAGCTGCAGTTTCATGTGTTGAAGGTGTAAACAACAATGGACTGAATGATGGTAACTCAAAG GTTAAAGTGCGAGCAAGACTTTCAAATCCTTTACCCAAGATGCAGGCTGTAAAAGGTGGAATGTGTGGGGGTTTTTGGATTGCTCATGGTAGCAGTGGAACTTTTCCTAGATTTTCTG GAAGGGGTTTTGGACGAGGTGGACGTTCTTTTAACCGAGCAAACATCCAGCATGGCCGGGGTTTCTATCCTCGTGGACCTGGACGTGGAGGCAGGATGGGCTTTCCCCATGAACATGAAATTGACAATCCATATCCTCCTTTTCATGGTAGACCTAATCTCGAACAAG GGGGTAGATGGGGGTTTAGGGGTGCCGATCGAGACCCATCGCCGGTGAGACCTTATCCTGACAGAGTGAGGCATGGTGCAAGTGATAGAGGCTATGGCGACTATGATTCGTATAGGAGATATCCTTATTCTTTTGAAGAGGGATATGACAGATCATTCATGAGAAGGCATTTTGATGAACCATACCCATATGATGATGCTGCCCATGGAATAAAGAGGCCCTATTACATGATG GACCAGGATTCTGGTCTTGCAGAGCCTAGTAGGCACCGTGCTCGACTGGATCTGTCAGACCCTGCTGTTCCATTTTGCGGAACTAGATATC ATGATCTTGGAGCTGATGGTGGCCTCTACCGCCAAAATTATTATGGTCCTGAA TATCGAGGAGGTTCATATTCATCGTTTTATGGGAATGATCACACATATGGACGTGGTTACTATTACTAG
- the LOC105178136 gene encoding nucleolin isoform X1 has translation MRTRNSDTQKPAAATKKTPPAAKKSAAKTQATPSSVEVKVESSPTQTETLKTGEAKRACAGRTKQVSVTPDSKPSVEQVGQASAVAKPVSGTKVVKKVVRKVIRKTPVSARAASGRTNASAVNEKAKIEETTENRTIEDKKSTEASNDEPATDEKTLVENVEHAVVEDKDTSDIGKLSEKAEEKASEPEMQLMDIGDKLSETIGTMATDANPVEDQEPCMTNKAEETKEEKGSQSKTISEGDPKAKTIGIEGETSHEVKQEDASLEEPDDGKIEGLSDQEVHEEFGAEDFADDDAPQNEAEAETLEEERVQLNAAARERKVRKEREIFVGGLDRDAVEADVRKVFEYAGEVVEVRMHVDPSTNKNKGYAFVQFATKEQASRALSEMKNPVIHGKRCGTAASEDNDTLFLGNICNTWTKEAIKQKLKDYGIEGVENITLVADPRYEGLSRGFAFIEFSSHAEAMLAYKRLQKHDVVFGHSERTAKVAFAEPLREPDPEVMAQVKSVFIDGLPPYWDEDHVREKFKVFGDIARIMLARNMSTAKRKDFGFVDFSTHEAAVSCVEGVNNNGLNDGNSKVKVRARLSNPLPKMQAVKGGMCGGFWIAHGSSGTFPRFSGRGFGRGGRSFNRANIQHGRGFYPRGPGRGGRMGFPHEHEIDNPYPPFHGRPNLEQGGRWGFRGADRDPSPVRPYPDRVRHGASDRGYGDYDSYRRYPYSFEEGYDRSFMRRHFDEPYPYDDAAHGIKRPYYMMDQDSGLAEPSRHRARLDLSDPAVPFCGTRYRDDLGADGGLYRQNYYGPEYRGGSYSSFYGNDHTYGRGYYY, from the exons ATGAGAACCCGAAACTCCGACACCCAGAAACCAGCCGCGGCGACTAAGAAGACACCTCCGGCGGCCAAGAAGTCGGCCGCCAAGACACAAGCGACGCCGTCATCTGTGGAGGTGAAGGTCGAATCTTCTCCAACGCAGACGGAAACGCTGAAGACAGGCGAGGCAAAGCGTGCGTGTGCCGGGAGGACAAAGCAAGTCAGCGTCACTCCCGATTCGAAGCCATCAG tTGAACAAGTTGGTCAAGCATCAGCAGTAGCAAAACCTGTTTCTGGAACAAAAGTAGTTAAAAAGGTTGTAAGGAAAGTGATCAGAAAAACTCCAGTTTCAGCTAGAGCTGCTTCTGGGCGGACCAACGCATCAGCAGTAAATGAGAAGGCAAAGATTGAAGAAACCACGGAAAATAGAACTATAGAGGATAAAAAAAGTACAGAAGCTTCCAATGATGAACCTGCAACAGATGAAAAAACTTTGGTTGAAAATGTTGAGCACGCTGTGGTGGAGGATAAAGACACTAGCGATATTGGAAAGTTGTCTGAGAAGGCAGAAGAAAAGGCAAGTGAACCAGAAATGCAGTTGATGGACATTGGTGACAAGTTGTCTGAGACTATAGGAACTATGGCTACAGATGCaaatcctgtggaggatcaagAACCCTGTATGACTAATAAAGCAGAAGAgacaaaggaagaaaaaggGTCGCAGTCAAAAACAATTAGTGAAGGAGATCCTAAAGCTAAAACTATTGGAATTGAAGGAGAAACCAGTCATGAAGTGAAACAGGAGGATGCTTCCCTAGAGGAACCTGATGATGGAAAGATTGAGGGGCTCAGCGATCAAGAGGTTCATGAAGAATTTGGTGCAGAAGATTTTGCTGATGATGATGCACCGCAGAATGAGGCAGAAGCTGAGACTTTGGAAGAGGAACGCGTGCAGTTAAATGCTGCTGCAAGGGAGCGTAAGGTGAGGAAAGAGAGGGAGATATTTGTTGGTGGGCTGGACCGGGACGCTGTGGAAGCGGATGTTAGAAAGGTGTTTGAGTATGCAGGCGAGGTCGTTGAAGTTCGCATGCATGTGGATCCATCAACAAACAAGAATAAGGGGTATGCTTTTGTCCAATTTGCGACAAAGGAGCAAGCAAGCCGTGCTCTGTCAGAGATGAAGAATCCTGTG ATACATGGTAAGCGATGTGGGACTGCAGCAAGTGAGGATAACGACACGTTGTTTTTGGGGAATATTTGCAACACCTGGACAAAGGAAGCC ataaaacaaaaactgAAGGATTATGGAATAGAAGGTGTTGAAAACATCACTCTGGTAGCAGATCCCCGATATGAAGGGTTGAGTCGTGGTTTTGCATTTATCGAATTTTCTTCTCATGCTGAGGCTATGTTGGCTTATAAAAGACTCCAAAAGCATGATGTTGTATTTGGCCACTCTGAGAGAACGGCCAAAGTGGCATTTGCTGAACCTTTACGTGAGCCAGATCCCGAAGTCATGGCCCAGGTTAAATCAGTGTTCATTGATGGGCTCCCACCATACTGGGACGAAGATCATGTGAGGGAGAAATTCAAAGTTTTTGGTGATATTGCGCGAATTATGTTGGCACGAAATATGTCAACAGCCAAGAGGAAGGATTTTGGATTTGTTGATTTCAGTACACATGAAGCTGCAGTTTCATGTGTTGAAGGTGTAAACAACAATGGACTGAATGATGGTAACTCAAAG GTTAAAGTGCGAGCAAGACTTTCAAATCCTTTACCCAAGATGCAGGCTGTAAAAGGTGGAATGTGTGGGGGTTTTTGGATTGCTCATGGTAGCAGTGGAACTTTTCCTAGATTTTCTG GAAGGGGTTTTGGACGAGGTGGACGTTCTTTTAACCGAGCAAACATCCAGCATGGCCGGGGTTTCTATCCTCGTGGACCTGGACGTGGAGGCAGGATGGGCTTTCCCCATGAACATGAAATTGACAATCCATATCCTCCTTTTCATGGTAGACCTAATCTCGAACAAG GGGGTAGATGGGGGTTTAGGGGTGCCGATCGAGACCCATCGCCGGTGAGACCTTATCCTGACAGAGTGAGGCATGGTGCAAGTGATAGAGGCTATGGCGACTATGATTCGTATAGGAGATATCCTTATTCTTTTGAAGAGGGATATGACAGATCATTCATGAGAAGGCATTTTGATGAACCATACCCATATGATGATGCTGCCCATGGAATAAAGAGGCCCTATTACATGATG GACCAGGATTCTGGTCTTGCAGAGCCTAGTAGGCACCGTGCTCGACTGGATCTGTCAGACCCTGCTGTTCCATTTTGCGGAACTAGATATCGTG ATGATCTTGGAGCTGATGGTGGCCTCTACCGCCAAAATTATTATGGTCCTGAA TATCGAGGAGGTTCATATTCATCGTTTTATGGGAATGATCACACATATGGACGTGGTTACTATTACTAG
- the LOC105178135 gene encoding protein BASIC PENTACYSTEINE6, translated as MDHNHLTIKTFMAITAERDAAIRERNMALEERKRAFAERDMAMLQRDAAIAERNAAIQERDEAIASLRFREGSMNDNSTIPDSLGNELESGSKRIHYQHQIRASEPEYSPRGSLRGSDITEASETAKSRRGRQPKDGKVTKPSKSPRVGKRMAEGMSKQVNSAPSNGWNTQQDFESDEEDLDKQVSWKDNLGLNQINFDESAMPVPVCTCTGSPQPCYRWGNGGWQSACCTTTISMYPLPQVANKRYSRVGGRKMSGSAFSKLLNRLAAEGYDFSAPLDLKDHWAKHGTNRYSTLK; from the exons aTG GACCACAATCACTTGACCATAAAGACCTTCATGGCCATCACGGCTGAGAGAGATGCTGCAATCCGTGAAAGGAACATGGCACtggaagagagaaagagggcTTTTGCAGAGAGAGATATGGCAATGTTGCAGAGAGATGCTGCAATTGCTGAGCGTAACGCCGCCATACAAGAGCGAGATGAAGCAATTGCTTCTCTGCGATTTCGGGAGGGCTCAATGAATGACAATAGCACTATCCCTGATTCACTTGGAAATGAACTAGAAAGTGGATCTAAACGCATTCACTACCAGCATCAAATTCGTGCATCTGAACCTGAATATAGTCCAAGGGGAAGTTTGAGGGGCAGTGATATTACAGAGGCTTCTGAGACCGCCAAGTCTAGGAGAGGAAGGCAGCCGAAAGATGGAAAGGTAACGAAACCATCCAAGTCTCCAAGGGTGGGCAAAAGAATGGCCGAAGGGATGAGCAAGCAGGTGAATTCTGCTCCATCTAATGGTTGGAATACTCAGCAGGATTTCGAGAGCGACGAGGAGGACCTAGATAAGCAGGTCTCGTGGAAGGATAATCTGGGTTTGAACCAAATTAACTTCGACGAGTCTGCGATGCCAGTGCCGGTATGCACTTGCACAGGTTCACCACAGCCATGCTATAGATGGGGAAACGGTGGATGGCAGTCCGCCTGCTGTACAACCACGATCTCAATGTACCCATTACCCCAAGTCGCAAATAAACGCTACTCTAGAGTTGGTGGCAGAAAAATGAGTGGAAGCGCTTTTAGCAAGTTGCTTAATCGACTTGCTGCTGAGGGATACGACTTTTCTGCTCCACTTGATCTGAAGGACCACTGGGCTAAGCATGGCACGAATCGTTACAGCACTCTAAAATAG
- the LOC105178134 gene encoding histone H1 isoform X1, which translates to MSATGEVEQPTAEQPIVAEKPAAAEKPVKEKKTKAGAVKEKKPKAAAKEKKAKTTKTASHPPYFEMIKEALLALNEKSGSSPYAIAKYMEEKHKAVLPANFRKILGLQLKNSATKGKLIKIKASYKLSESGKTDKPAAAKPAAKKSTVPTADTKKPRTARATAAGTKRKAEGVKKVAAKKAAKKATPAKAKQPKSIKSPAAKKAKKASAA; encoded by the exons ATGTCGGCGACTGGAGAAGTCGAGCAACCCACTGCGGAGCAGCCAATAGTGGCTGAGAAGCCTGCCGCGGCGGAGAAGCCCGTTAAGGAGAAGAAAACGAAGGCGGGCGCCGTTAAGGAGAAGAAACCGAAGGCGGCCGCCAAGGAGAAGAAGGCTAAGACCACCAAAACCGCCTCTCACCCACCTTACTTTGAG ATGATCAAGGAGGCTCTGTTGGCATTGAATGAGAAGAGCGGATCGAGCCCGTACGCCATCGCAAAGTACATGGAAGAGAAGCACAAGGCCGTGCTGCCGGCGAATTTCAGGAAAATTCTGGGCCTCCAATTGAAGAACTCTGCAACAAAGGGAAAACTCATCAAAATCAAGGCTTCCTACAAGTTATCCGAGTCCGGAAAGACGGACAAGCCCGCTGCCGCGAAGCCCGCCGCCAAGAAATCCACCGTCCCGACAGCAGACACCAAGAAGCCCAGAACAGCCCGAGCCACTGCGGCTGGAACGAAGAGGAAGGCGGAGGGAGTGAAGAAGGTGGCGGCAAAGAAGGCCGCAAAGAAGGCAACTCCGGCGAAGGCGAAGCAGCCCAAAAGCATAAAATCTCCTGCTGCCAAGAAGGCCAAGAAAGCTTCTGCTGCTTAG
- the LOC105178134 gene encoding histone H1 isoform X2 encodes MSATGEVEQPTAEQPIVAEKPAAAEKPVKEKKPKAAAKEKKAKTTKTASHPPYFEMIKEALLALNEKSGSSPYAIAKYMEEKHKAVLPANFRKILGLQLKNSATKGKLIKIKASYKLSESGKTDKPAAAKPAAKKSTVPTADTKKPRTARATAAGTKRKAEGVKKVAAKKAAKKATPAKAKQPKSIKSPAAKKAKKASAA; translated from the exons ATGTCGGCGACTGGAGAAGTCGAGCAACCCACTGCGGAGCAGCCAATAGTGGCTGAGAAGCCTGCCGCGGCGGAGAAGCCCGTTAAG GAGAAGAAACCGAAGGCGGCCGCCAAGGAGAAGAAGGCTAAGACCACCAAAACCGCCTCTCACCCACCTTACTTTGAG ATGATCAAGGAGGCTCTGTTGGCATTGAATGAGAAGAGCGGATCGAGCCCGTACGCCATCGCAAAGTACATGGAAGAGAAGCACAAGGCCGTGCTGCCGGCGAATTTCAGGAAAATTCTGGGCCTCCAATTGAAGAACTCTGCAACAAAGGGAAAACTCATCAAAATCAAGGCTTCCTACAAGTTATCCGAGTCCGGAAAGACGGACAAGCCCGCTGCCGCGAAGCCCGCCGCCAAGAAATCCACCGTCCCGACAGCAGACACCAAGAAGCCCAGAACAGCCCGAGCCACTGCGGCTGGAACGAAGAGGAAGGCGGAGGGAGTGAAGAAGGTGGCGGCAAAGAAGGCCGCAAAGAAGGCAACTCCGGCGAAGGCGAAGCAGCCCAAAAGCATAAAATCTCCTGCTGCCAAGAAGGCCAAGAAAGCTTCTGCTGCTTAG